In Flavobacterium cerinum, one genomic interval encodes:
- a CDS encoding HamA C-terminal domain-containing protein: MPPEELEKLLSCTKMFMNHVHWVQQSFNLVPNRDHWGTSINFIDLQEYREEFCTELVNTIPEWVYSNSKATAIMDDLVSEGRSTINAQMAFASKTFEKFRNSDTRDITLQGQFGELLLFNFLQTFFNAIPLLRKMPITTSTEMERFGADAIHYNYKDGKHLFYLGEAKTYTSKYRFNVALKDAIESILKTYANHRKELGLYIYDSFISDKLIAIARDYKNGILKDVEVHLVSIITYEETNKLEKNSEAQIKDDIAKIIEDRGSKVDKELFDLIDSGLHPRFNYIIFPVWELDTLIQQFQKLIGK; this comes from the coding sequence ATGCCTCCTGAAGAATTAGAAAAATTATTGTCTTGTACCAAAATGTTCATGAATCATGTCCATTGGGTACAACAGTCTTTTAATCTTGTACCAAACAGAGACCATTGGGGAACAAGTATTAATTTCATTGACCTGCAAGAATACCGAGAAGAATTTTGCACTGAACTAGTCAATACGATCCCAGAGTGGGTCTATAGTAACTCCAAAGCAACAGCAATAATGGACGATTTAGTCAGTGAAGGTCGTTCAACAATTAATGCACAGATGGCATTCGCCAGCAAAACTTTTGAGAAATTTAGAAATTCTGACACAAGGGATATAACCCTTCAAGGACAATTCGGTGAATTATTGTTATTTAATTTTTTACAAACCTTTTTTAATGCTATTCCTCTCCTCCGAAAAATGCCGATTACCACATCTACAGAAATGGAGAGATTTGGTGCAGATGCAATACATTATAATTATAAGGATGGAAAACATTTATTCTATTTGGGAGAAGCAAAGACATATACGAGTAAATATCGCTTTAATGTTGCATTAAAAGACGCTATTGAAAGTATTTTGAAAACTTATGCTAACCATAGGAAAGAATTGGGCCTTTATATTTATGACTCATTTATTAGCGACAAATTAATCGCCATTGCTAGAGACTACAAAAATGGCATATTAAAAGATGTCGAAGTTCATCTAGTTTCTATCATCACTTATGAAGAAACCAATAAACTTGAAAAAAACTCCGAAGCACAAATTAAAGATGATATAGCTAAAATAATTGAAGATAGAGGTTCAAAAGTTGATAAGGAACTTTTCGACTTAATAGATAGCGGACTTCATCCACGCTTTAACTACATTATTTTTCCAGTCTGGGAGCTTGACACATTAATTCAGCAATTTCAGAAATTGATAGGTAAATGA
- a CDS encoding BsuBI/PstI family type II restriction endonuclease, with amino-acid sequence MNKIQEAQEILRTLGLPPAQYNEMAALTFLAICNIKEEDNWKNAVRQSLGVTKGIMTFVNVNYGKSYAPNTRETFRRQVLHQFAQARIVDYNPDIPDLAVNSPRAHYAITREVLEVVKKYKTIDWEKAVEDFIVNVGKLTEIYNKERKLNMIPLTLPDGNVLELSTGKHNEVQVAIVEQFAPRFANGGTLLYLGDTAKKNLYVNNEGLEELGIPINQHSKLPDVVIYDSKRNWLFLIEAVTSHGPVSPKRIVELEDLLKVCTVGKVYITAFPDMKEFKKHTNDIAWETEVWLMDMPDHMIHFNGDRFMGPR; translated from the coding sequence ATGAATAAAATACAAGAAGCACAGGAAATATTAAGAACATTAGGCCTCCCTCCTGCCCAGTATAATGAAATGGCTGCTTTAACCTTTTTAGCCATCTGCAATATCAAAGAAGAAGACAACTGGAAAAATGCTGTGCGGCAAAGCTTGGGTGTCACAAAAGGTATTATGACATTCGTAAACGTAAATTATGGCAAATCGTATGCTCCAAATACCCGCGAAACTTTTAGACGACAAGTACTCCACCAATTCGCCCAAGCGAGAATTGTAGATTACAATCCGGATATACCCGATTTAGCTGTAAATAGCCCCAGAGCACATTATGCTATAACCAGAGAGGTTTTAGAAGTTGTCAAAAAATATAAAACTATAGATTGGGAAAAAGCTGTAGAGGACTTTATCGTAAACGTTGGTAAGTTGACCGAAATATATAATAAAGAAAGAAAACTAAATATGATTCCCCTAACGCTTCCAGATGGAAATGTTTTGGAACTTTCAACAGGGAAACATAATGAAGTTCAGGTAGCAATCGTTGAGCAATTTGCCCCGCGTTTTGCAAACGGTGGTACATTGCTTTATTTGGGTGACACAGCAAAAAAGAACTTGTATGTTAATAATGAAGGACTTGAAGAATTAGGTATTCCGATCAATCAACATAGCAAATTGCCCGATGTCGTTATATATGACAGTAAAAGAAATTGGTTATTTTTGATTGAAGCAGTTACTTCGCATGGACCTGTATCTCCAAAACGAATTGTCGAGCTAGAAGATCTCTTAAAGGTTTGTACAGTTGGAAAAGTATATATAACCGCATTTCCTGATATGAAGGAGTTTAAGAAACATACAAATGATATTGCTTGGGAAACCGAAGTTTGGTTAATGGATATGCCTGACCATATGATTCATTTTAACGGAGATAGATTTATGGGGCCAAGATAG